The DNA window GGTACCCCAGGTCGGCCAATGATGGGAGGCGAACACCACATCGGCGTCGCGGGCGTAGAGGTTGATCGCTTCGGTCAGGTACTTCGCCCACACGTGGGGGTCGCGCACCAGCGCGCCGCGCAAGGTCAACAGGTTGTGCAGGGTATGCGTGGCGTTCTCGGCCATGCACAGCGCACGATGGTCCGGGAAGTAGAAGTTCATTTCGGCGGGCGCCTCGGTGCCCGGGGTGATCTGGAAGACGATGCGCACGCCGTCGACCGTCTCCTGCTGCCCGGTCGAGGTGATGTCGAGAGTGGGGGCGATCAGCGTGATGGTGCCCACCGAGGTGGTCTGCCCGAGTCCCGCACCGACCGACCCCTTCGGGCCGCGCGGCAGCACGGCGCCGTACATATAGGCCGCCCGGCGCGCCATCGCCGTTCCGGCGTAGATGTTCTCGGCCACCGCATGTTCGAGGAATCCAGCCGGGGCGAGCACCGGACACCGACCGGCGGCGACGTCCTCGGCGCTGGTGACACCCATGGCGCCGCCGAAATGATCGACGTGCGAGTGGGTGTAGATGAGACCGGTCACCGGCCGCTCGCCCCGGTGGCGACGATAGAGGTCCAGTCCGGCGGCCGCGGTCTCCGCCGAAACCAGCGGGTCGATGACGATCACACCGGTATCGCCTTCGATCAGCGTCATATTCGACAGGTCGAGGCCACGCACCTGATAGATCCCGGCCGTGACCTCGTACAGGCCCTGTTTGACGACCAATCCGGATTGACGCCACAGGCTCGGGTTGACCGATGCCGGGCATGGTTCGCGCAAGAAGCCGTAGGAGTCGTTGTCCCACACCACATTTCCATCAGCATCGCGCACCACAGCCGGCTGGAGAGCGGCGATGAAGCCGCGATCGGCGTCCGCGAGATCGGTGGTGTCACCGAAGGGAAAGGAACCTCGTTGCTGCTCCGCGACGATGAAATCGCTCGGCTCGGTCGCTGTGCTCATATCCATCCTCCTGTGGTGTCAGCTGAATTTGTTCGCCTGCAACAGCTTTAGGGCTGTGGATCGGTCAAACCGATTGCGGCCGCGACACATGCGACGGCCAGCACCGCCAGCACTGTCGCGGCGACCGTGCCCCTGCCATGGCCGAAGCGCCCCTGATGTAGGGCGCGATTGCGCGACAAACACAGCGCCGCAACAGCAGCCATCGTGATAGCAGCGCCGATCGGTGCGACACTCGCCGCACGCCACCCGCTGGTCGCGGCATGATTGAGAAACAGCGCGGCGACCACCATCGCGGCGATGGCCGTGCGACGCCACGCCAACGCGGTGCGCTCGGCAGCCAAACCCTTCGGGCTCATCGCAGCAACACCACCACGCACGCCAACACCGAGACGACGGCGATGCCCGCCGACAAGATCGGAACCATGATCGTGTCGGGCAGTGGTTCACCGTTGCGCATGGCCTTACCGACGCGCCGCCAATGCCCGTACGCACCGACCGCGATAATGGCCGCGAGCACGATGCAGCTCATGGCGAGTGTGCGCCGAACGCCCGACATCCGGAGCGGCTGCACCAGTGTGTGCACGGCGACACCGCCCGCGAGCAGGCCGAGCGAGGTACGCATCCAGGCCAGGAAGGTTCGTTCGTTGGCGAGAGTGAAGCGGTAGTCGATCTCGTCTTCCCCGTCCTCGGATTCCTCGGCGGGGCTGGGGAGCGTCATACCGCTTCGGCTCGGGTCGCGGGCTGCTCGCGCGTGGCGCGCACCCATAGCCAGGTCGCGGCGAGCATGACTACCAGCGCCGGTTTGCCGAGGATCAGTGCGACGGTGCCGAGGATGACTACTTTGTCGGCGAGATACAACGGAAGCATGACCACAACGTGTACCGGCCAGAACACGAACCACGCCAGAGTGATTCGCCGATGCAGTCGTAGTCGGGCGGCGGGATCGGCAGGATCGGCCGGTTCGAGGCGGATCCGGCGGCTCACGGTGTAGCTGAGCGGTTTGCCGATGAGCAGGGTCGCTCCGAACAACACGGTCATCACCACGCACAGTGCGACTTCGGGCAGATAGAACCCGCGGCCCTCACCGGTGATCTCGACGAAGAGCGACAAGACCAGAATCACCAAGACCGATATCGCGACCACGCGCACCGTATCGCCCTGGATCAACCGGATCGCGGCCAGCGCGACGGCGATCAGAATGGCGATGAAGACGCCGATCTCCGCCCCTGCCACGGAGTAGCCGAGCAGAAATCCGATGGCCGGCGCGGCACCGTCGAGGATGTGTCGCGGACCGTGCACCGCACAGAACTTGCCCCATATCTCGGCAACCGCAGTTCGGTGTTGCTCCAGTCCAGGAGCCGCGACATGCTGGTCGTCGGGAGTCACGGGCACCTCTCCATCGCTGGTCGGTTTCCTGCCGCAAGCAAACGATCCGCTACGTCAGGTTACCGCCGTAGGTGTGGTCGTCCACGGAGTTCGCGGCACGACAACGCCACCGCGGCGTGCGACGCCGGTCAGAGGGGTGTGGCGTCCTGGAAGGTCATCGCGAGTCGATCCACGACGGAAGCCATGAGTGCGCGCTTGGGTAATCCGAGCGATTTCAGCTCCTCGGCCCAGGCGTGGTCGCCGAGCGACAGATCGGCGCCGCCGAGACGGCCACGCATACCGGATGGCTCCATCTCCCACTGCGTGCAGCGGGTGATGCCGTCGATGTGGGAGTAGGCGTCGAACGACGAGGAGCCGTTGCGCCGCCCCGGAATCGCAAGGCCGGGGCGAACCGTGAGATCGACGACCAACTGACCGTTCTGATGCAGTACGCCGCGCCGCACGCCGCCCTCGTGCTGTGCGTCGAAATCGGCGATTTCCTTGGGAAATCCCCAGATGCCCCGGCCCGCCGCGAGGGTGAATTCACCATCGACCGGGAGGCGGTGGATGAAAACGCCCGCGCCGCCGGTGGACAGGGCGCGCAGATCGCCGAGCGCGCTGGCGGGTCCGGCAGTGTGGTGGCGGACCATGAAGGACACGCCGAATTCGTTGTACGGCCCCAGATCGCCATCGACGTAGTCGACGAAGACGAGCGTGCACATGGCGCGACCGCCGGGCAGCCGGACAATCTCGAGGCCGGAGTAATCGATGAGCCGCTGCGCGGCCGCCGCCGGCACCGCATAGGTCGCCATGAAGGCGTGCGCGAGCCGGATCCGCACCGGCATCCGGACTTCTTTGCCCAACACGGTGTGGCTACTCATCGGACCCTCCACCCTGGGGCGCAGCGTGAGCCGACCACCGGCTGGTCGACGAAACGTGCGGCGTTCACGAATCCTCCAAACTAGAACTCGTGTCAGAATAGCGATAATTTCGCCCTTGCTGCATCGCTTTTGCCCTGAAGAACACGTTTCAGAATCGCGATCAGGTCCGATGAGTAGCCGATGTTCGCCGATCAGGTCGCGGGCCTATGCGATGGACAGCGCCTCGACGAGGTCTGGGACGGCATCGAAGGCGATCGCACGGTCGAGCGGATTGGAGTACGAGCGCAACCAGGTGATCAATCCATCGCATACGCGGACGATCGAAATGATGTCGAAGGCGAACGCCTTGTCGGTCGGGATGACGGTGCCGCGCAGGCGATATTCGATGACGACGATGCCGGGGTCGTCGGTTTCGCGAATGGTGACGTTGTCGGCAGATTCATGACGCTGCAGGCCGACGGCGCCGAGCAGGTGGGCACGGAAGGCCTCGCGCCCCTGGGCGTGCTGCGGAGCACCGGGCGGCGAGAAGGGCAATTCGAGGACCGCATCCTCGGCGAACAGGTCGGCCTGGTCGCCGTTCGGGCCGGGGGCGGCGAGTTGGACGAATCGTTCGGCGATTTCGCGCGGGGTGACGTTCGACATGGCGTGCTCCTCTGTACGATAAGCGGGGTATCCGCCCCGCTTAAATATACGGGGCTACCGCCCCGCTTATCTGGCGATGTGATGCAGGACACAGGAGAACCCATTGGATGCGGAACGCCCACTGCGAGCCGACGCGCGGCGGAACAAGCAACAGATCCTGGAGGCGGCGCGAGCGGCGTTCACGATCGATGGCGTCGGGGTATCCCTGGATGAGATCGCGCGGCGTGCCGGGGTGGGACCAGGGACGGTCCATCGCCACTTCCCCACGAAGAAGCAGCTGTACGACGCGATCGTCACCGTACATCTCGATGAGTTGCGGCAGGAGGCGCAGGCGGCTCTGGATAACGGGGACGAAGGCGCGGGATTCTTCCCGTACCTGACCGAACTCATTGAGCGTGCGGGGCCCAAGCAGGACGTGACCGAGGCACTCGCCGCAGCCGGTGCCGAGCCCGGACCCGTGGCGCAGCAGGCGGCAGCGGATCTGCGGGAAGTGTTCGGCGCGCTACTGAACGGGGCCCAAAAGTCCGGCGCGGTCCGGGGCGATGTGAACGCCGAGGACGTCCAGGCTGTCGTGGTGGCTGCGCTCGCGGCGCAGCGATACCGCAAAGACGGCGGACGGATCGCGGACCTGATACTGGGTTGCCTGCGGCCGTAGACCGGTGCGGCGGGACGGTCAGGCGCGGGGGTGGGCCTGGTCGTGGACTTTCTTCAGGCGTTCGATGGAGACGTGGGTGTACAGCTGGGTGGTGGCCATGCTGGCGTGGCCAAGAAGTTCCTGTACCACGCGTAGGTCGGCGCCCCCCTCGAGGAGATGCGTTGCCGCCGAATGGCGCAGCCCATGCGGACCCATATCGGGTGCGCCGGGGATCGCCGCGACGACCTCGTGCACAACGGCTCTGGCCTGGCGCTGATCGAGTCGCTTGCCACGGCGGCCGAGCAACAGTGCGCGGCCGGAGTCGGTCGCGGCGAGTGCGGGACGGCCGAACCGCAGCCAGTTCGCGATGGCCTCGTCGGCAGGCACACCGAACGGCACCGACCGCTCCTTATTACCCTTGCCGAGCACGCGGACCAGCCGTCGCTCGCGATCGATATCGTCGAGATCGAGCCCACACAGCTCGCTCACCCGGATCCCGGTCGAGTACAACAGCTCCACGATCAGCCGATCTCGCAATGCCATCGGATCACGTTGCACCGCACCGGATTCCGCAGCATCCATGGCTGCGACGGCCTGCTGGGTACCGAGCACCGCGGGCAATACCCGATGCGCCTTCGGCGATCCGAGCCGCAGCCCGGGATCGATCGTCAGCCGTCCGGTGCTGGTCAACCACCCGGTGAACGTCCTGGCCGAGGACGCCCGCCGCGCCATCGTCGTCCGCGCGGCCCCACCCGCCGACTGTGCGGCCAGCCACGACCGCAACAACGCCAAATCCAGCTCCCGCACCGCCGAATCCGCCGACCGCGCCACCAAATGCCCCAACAACGATCGCGCGTCCCCCACATACGCCCGTGCCGTATGCGCCGACCGATTCCGCCCGAGCCGCAGATGCCGCTCGAACTCCGTCAGCAACGCCTCCAGATCCTCCGGCAACTCCATCCCCCCACCGTCACCGCCACAACCACAATTGGCAAGTCAGCACGCCGCATGCCGTAGCTCACATGCGCTGTCAGAGATCGTTGGCGGCCGCCAACATGTGTCGATACCTGCCAGCGGCCAGTGGTTGACCGACCTGCGACCACCGAGTCGAATCTCGGGCGATTTTCTGCGATCTCATGATTGCGCTGGCTTCGATGTTCGGTACCAGCCGTTTTCGTCCACGCCGACGAGACCGGTGAGTTCCAGTGCCGGGAGGACGGCGCGGACGGTGGACAGTTCGAGGCCGGAGTCTTCGGCGATAGTTCGGGGTTGGCGGGAGCCTATTTTCGGGAGTACCGCGAAGACGGCGGCCTCGTCGCCCGACATCCGGTCGACCGGGTCGGTGGCTTGCCGGGTTGGTAGTGACAGGCGCAGGGGGCCCGCTTCGTCGATGACCTCCTCGGCGCGGGTGACGAGCAAGGCCTCGCCTTCCCGGATCATGCGGTGACAGCCGACCGAGGATGCGGAGGTCACTGGCCCGGGGACGGCCAGGGCGGGGCGGCCGAGGCGACGCGCCCATTTGACGGTGTTGCGCGCGCCGCTGCGCAGTCCGGCTTCGACGACGAGGACGCCGTCCGCCAAGGCGGCGATGATGCGGTTGCGGGCCAGGAATTGGTGCTTGTGGGCGGCCGTGCCAGGCGGGTATTCGCTGATCACCAGGCCGGTTTCGGCGATCTCGGACAAGAGGCGATCGTGCTGGGCGGGATAGGGACGGTCGACGCCGCAAGCCAGAACCGCGATCGTCGCGGCACCGACGGCGAGCGCGGCGCGATGGGCCATACCGTCGATCCCGAAGGCCGCTCCCGAAACAATGGTCCAGCCTTGGGCAGCCAGATCACCGACGATCTCGCCGGTGACATGATCGCCATACCCGGTGCTGCACCGGGCCCCGACCACCGCGATGGCACGCTCACTCGACTCCAACAGGGACCGCGGCCCGCGCACCCACAGCACCAACGGCACCGCCCCATCGCGATCACGCCCAGGCTCGAGTTGGCCGAGGCCGAGCATCCGCCAGGCAGGCCACTCCGGATCGTCCGGCGTCACCAACCGCCCGCCGATCCGCTCCATCAACTCGAGATCCCTTGCCGCACCATCGATCTCCCGCCGCTTCGAAGTCGGCCCGAGCAACGACTCCGGCAACGCACACTCCCGCACCGCCCGCGCGGCCTCGACCACCCCCACCGATTCGATCAACAACGACAGCGCCGCACACGGCCCCTGCACCACCCGCGACAAATACGCCCACGCCAACCGCCGCTCATCGACTCCGCCGCCGGACCGCACCGAGCCCGCACACCCCGACGCCCAATCGTCCAGGTCCACAACCGCATATCTCGATGGCCCGACATCACTACCCATCACGGCCCCGACATACTCGGCAGCAGACGATCCCGCACTCACCGATTCCCCAGCCCCATCGGAGACCCGAGAACGCCGGTGTACCCCGTCAACGCCCCCATCATGAGCAACACCCCCGCCTACCGATTCGCCGGTGCACTCGGAGGCCCAGACACCTCCGACCCCCTCACCGCCCCCGGCAACGGCCGCGCCATTGTCCATCGCTGCGCCGGCACATCCCACGGCGTCCACTCCGACATCCGCGGCCGCCACCGCAGAACCCGCAGGATCAGCGCCGCCGTTCACCGATCCGCCCTCGCACTCGAAGGCCCGGACACTTCCGCACACCCCCTCAACACCCCCGGCAACCGCAGCGCCACCGCCCTCAGGTCCGCCGATGCACTCGGCGACCCGGGAACTTCCGTGTGCCTCGACACTCCCGCCAACGGCCGCGCCATTGCCCGCCGCGGCGAGGACAAATCCGGATTCGTCCACACCACCAGCCACCTCCGCAGATCCCGAAAGAGCAGCGCCACAGTCCACCGATCCGCCTGTGCACTCGGCGACCCGCGTACTTCCGTGTGCCTCGACACTCCCGCCAACGGCCGCGCCATTGCCCGCCGCGGCACGGACATATCCCGAGCCGTCCACAGCGCCACCTGCGGCCACCTCTGCAGATCCGGCAAGAGCAGCGCCACGGTCTGCCGATCCGCCTGTGCACTCGGAGGCAGACGCACGTCCGCATACCTTCTCAACACCCGCAGCGGCGACGTCGTTGTCCATCGCTGCGTGGGCACATCCCAACGCATTCACGCCGCCACCTGCGGCCGCTTTCGCTGGCCGGGCAACAGCAGCGCCACCGTCCGCCGACGCACCCGCGCTGCACGACCTAGCGAAGACAACCGTCGTCTGTGCACCACCCGGCACGGGAATCGCTGTTGCGCCCCCATCTTCAGCCGACGACATCTCGGCCGCCCTTGCCCCGTTCATCCCACACTCCGATGCTGGAAGGTCAACGCTGCCTGCAGATCCCGCGCACTGCGGAGGTCGGCGGCGCGGACATAGACGTATTCAACGGCGACCGTCACTGGATCGGTCTCGTCGCACACCGCGTCCACGACCGACGGCCCTGCTCTCCAACACGCGCTCACTGCGACCCCCGCTGCCGGAAGTTCAACGCTGCCAGGATGTCCTGGGCGCTGGGGCAGTCCGCGCCGCGGAGGTCGGAGATTGTCCAGGCGACGCGGATGGCGCGGTCGGCGCCGCGGGCGGAGAGGCGGCCGAGGCGCAGTGCGGTTTCGACGGGGGCGGTGGCTTCGTGCGGTAGGCGGAAGCGTTGGCGGAGGATGTGGCCGGGGACTTCGGCGTTGGTGGACCAGCCGTACTCCTGCCAACGGTGTATCGCCGCCTGCCTTGCGGTGGCGACGCGGGCACGGACCACCTCGCTGCTCTCGGCCTCCTCGGCGGCGAAGGACGCGCCCGCGTGGCCGTGCATTTGGACCCAGATGTCTATGCGATCCATCAGTGGCCCGGACAGCTTGCCCAGGTAGCGGCGGCGGGCCAGCGGGGCGCAGATGCAGTCGACATCGCGGGCTGGGGCACAGGGGCAGGGATTGGCGGCCAGCACCAGTTGGAAGCGGGCCGGGTAGCGGGCTACGCCGTCGCGGCGCGCGATGCGAACTTCGCCTTCCTCCAAGGGCGTTCGCATCGCTTCCAGTACCTTGGCGCCGATCTCCGCGCATTCGTCGAGGAACAGGACGCCGCGGTGAGCACGGCTGACCGCGCCGGGGCGGGCGGTCCCGGATCCGCCGCCGACCATGGCGCTGGCCGAGGTCGAGTGGTGCGGGGCGACGAAGGGCGGCATGCTGATCAGGGGGTGGTCACCCGAGAGGGCACCCGCGACCGAATGGATGGCCGTCACCTCGAGGGCCTCGGATTCGGTGAGGGGCGGCAGCAGGCCCGGGAGGCGTTGCGCCAGCATGGTTTTGCCGATGCCGGGCGGCCCGGTGAGCAGCAGGTGGTGGCCGCCCGCCGCGGCCACCTCCAGTGCCCACCGGGCCTCTTCCTGACCGACCACCTCGCTCAGATCGCCACCACAGCGAACGGTGTCGGGCAGGATGCCGTCAGGCTCCGCGAGAACGCCCTCGCCGCGCAACCACCCGACGACGGTGCGCAGGCTGGCGGCGCCGAAGACCTCGATGCCGTCCACCAGACCGGCCTCGGCCAGTGCGGATTCCGGCACAATCACCCGCGACCAGCCCGCATTGCGCGCCGCGATCACCGCGGGCAGGATGCCGCGCACCCGGCGGACGCGGCCGTCGAGCGCCAATTCCCCCAGCAATACGGTCTTTCCGAGCCGATCGGAAGGAATCGCGCCCGCCGCATCGAGCACCGCGATCGCGAGGGCCAGATCGTAGACGCTGCCGATCTTGGGCAAGGTTGCCGGAGACAGCGCCAGGATCACGCGGCCGTCGGGCCATTTCTCCCCCGTGTTCGCGACCGCAGACCGCACCCGGTCCCTGGATTCCTGTAGTGCGGTGTCGGGCAACCCGACCAGGTGCACCGAGGGCAGCCCCTGCCCGATATCCGCCTCGATCTCGACCAGTTGGCCGTCCACCCCATTCACCGCGACCGAATACGCCACCCCCAGCGCCATCAGAACACTGCTTTCAGGTGGTCGATGACCGGCCGGTGGCCGCGGTGCAGCAGCACCGAGATGACATCGAAGCGGATGTCGCGCCACGGACCGTCCTGTTCGGCCAGCCACACCAGCGCCAGCCGCCTGATCCGCTGCTGTTTATCGAAGGTGACCGCCTCTGCGGGCGTACCGAACTTCGCCCCGGTCCGCGTCTTGACCTCAACGAAGGCGGTGACGTGGGCGTCCTTGGCGATCAGATCCAGTTCGCCGTACTTGCACCGCCAATTCCTGCCGATGATCTGCATCCCGGCGGCCTGCAGGAATCGTGCCGCCAGTTCTTCCCCTTGTGCGCCGAGCGCCTGATTGTCTGCCACCCGCTCAGCGTGCCCGGGCCGCTCCCCCGACCGAATGCACCGACCTGCGCGAACAGAAAACCTGTGGATACCCGCTCAGCTGTGGACAACTCTGGCACCCAGCCGTCGTGTGCCGCCGACTTTGTCAGTACCCGATGCTATTGGGGCACAGCCCGCGAATTACTCCGGCAACCGCAGGTCCGGTTTCTCCAACTCCTCGATATTCACGTCCTTGAACGTGATCACCCGAACATGCTTCACGAAGCGCGCGGGCCGGTACATATCCCATACCCACGCATCGCTCATGCGCACCTCGAAGTACACCTCGCCGTCGGCGTTCTGCGGCCGCAACTCGACGGAGTTGGCCAGGTAGAAGCGGCGCTCGGTCTCCACCACGTACGAGAACTGACCGACGATGTCCTTGTACTCCCGATATAGCGAGAGCTCCATCTCGGTTTCGTATTTCTCCAGGTCCTCGGCACTCATCGGGTGGGACGTCCTCCTTCTCGCCGCACTGCGTGTCCTGACATCATCGCGCATGTGCCGCGTCGGTAGCCACTCGGCTATCCGGTTCGGCACCTTCGACCAAAACCTCGTCGGCCAGTACCGCGTCGGCATACTCCGCGGCAGTGTTGTTTCGAGCGACCTGCAAGCAGTCGCTAGCGGCGACCGGCCGCAGCCCCGCCGCTTCCCGCACATTGCGCCAGGATCGGCGGTGCTCACTGCTCGGTCCGAGACGCTCGAGCGCGGCGGTGTGCTCGGGCGTGTTGTAGCCCTTGTGCGCGGCGAAACCGTAGCCCGGAAAACGCCCGTCCAGTTCGACCATCATCCGGTCCCTGGTCACCTTGGCCAGAATGCTCGCCGCCGCAATGCAGGCCGCGGCCGCGTCACCGCCGATGACCGGCAGCGACGGCACCGGAATTCCGGGCACCCGGAATCCATCGGTGAGCACGTATCCGGGCGTATGCCCGAGCCCGGCGACCGCGCGGCGCATGCCCTCGATATTGGCGACGTGAATGCCGATCGAGTCGACCTCCCAGGCCGGAATGACGACGACCTTCCAAGCCAGCGCCAGCCGGGTGATGACCGGGTACAGCTCCTCGCGCACGGCTTCGGTGAGCTTCTTCGAATCGTCGAGTCCGGCCAGCTTGTCGTAGGCCTTGGGGGCCAGTAGGCAGGCGGCGACCACCAGCGGTCCGGCACAGGGTCCGCGCCCGGCCTCGTCGACGCCCGCGACCGGACCCAGTCCGCTGCGGATCAGCGCCGCCTCGAGCGTGCGCAATCCGCCTGCCCTGCGCATGACGACGCGCGGCGGCCACCCGTTGCCCGCAGGCGCGCCATTAGCCTGTGCCACTCGACCCTGCCCCACCGTTCAATTATCCTGCGGCCCGCACCGATCAGTTCGTCTGGGCATCCTGTGCTTTCACCGGACCGATCCGGCTGGGCGGCCAGATCTTGAAGACCGTCTTGCCGCGCACGTTATCGATCGGAACGGTGCCCTGCAGATTGTCGCTGACGTGGGCCCGCGAGTCGGCGGACTGGTTGCGGTTATCGCCCATCACCCACAGATTGCCCTCGGGCACCTTCACCGGACCGAACACCCGGCCCGCGGGATAGGTCGCGTTCTGCTGGCCCGGATACCACGGGTAATCGTTCTTGACGTACGGCTCGTCCAACGGCTTGCCGTCCACCATGACCCGGCCCTGCGCGTCGCAGCACTGCACAGTCTGACCGCCGACGGCGATCACCCGCTTCACCAGGTCGTTCTCATCCGGCGGCACGAGCCCGAAGAAGGAGAAGAAGTTCTGCACGCCGCGCACCGCGACATTGCTCGACCGGATCGACTGGTAGCGGGTGTTCCAGGACGGCGGGCCGACGAAGACTACGACGTCACCGGGCTGCGGCTCGCCCCAGTAGTAGCTCGGCTTCTCGACGTAGATGCGGTCGCCGATGAGCAGCGTCTCTTCCATCGACTGCGACGGAATGACGTACGGGCGCCCGACGAAACTGACCATCAAGGCCGCGATAACCGCGGCGACGACGATGAGGACCGGCAGTTCCTGCCAGAAGGGGCGCTGTTTCTTCTTCGCGCGCCGCGAGCGACGGCCCGTACCCTTGTCGTCCGAATCGGACACCGTCATCGACCCACTTTCGTCTGCCACGCCGAACAGATTAGCCCGGCACCATGACCAACGTCTGGTGCCGGGCTACTGAAGAAAACGTGCCGGGTAATCGGCTGTGCTACGCGCTCAGCGCTTTTCCTTGATCTTGGCGGCCTTGCCGCGCAGATCGCGCAGGTAGTACAGCTTGGCCCGGCGGACATCACCGCGGGTCACGACATCGATGTGGTCGATGTTCGGGCTGTGCACCGGGAAGGTGCGCTCCACGCCGACACCGAACGACACCTTGCGGACGGTGAAGGTCTCGCGGATGCCGCCGCCCTGGCGCCGGATCACGACGCCCTTGAAGACCTGGACGCGCTCCTTCGAGCCTTCGATGACCTTCACGTGCACGTTGAGCGTGTCACCCGGCCGGAAGTCGGGGACGTCGCTGCGCAGCGACTTTTCGTCGACGAAGTCAAGGGTGTTCATTTCATCCTTCTGATGTTTGCGCGAGCAGAGGACCCTGGCGGCACTCGCGTGCTCGACCGGTTCATGCTCCGAATAAGGGGTGCTCCATGGGCCGAACACACCCAGGGCAACCTCTGCATTGTGCCAGATCGGCGGG is part of the Nocardia sp. NBC_00565 genome and encodes:
- a CDS encoding YraN family protein translates to MADNQALGAQGEELAARFLQAAGMQIIGRNWRCKYGELDLIAKDAHVTAFVEVKTRTGAKFGTPAEAVTFDKQQRIRRLALVWLAEQDGPWRDIRFDVISVLLHRGHRPVIDHLKAVF
- a CDS encoding DUF2469 domain-containing protein — protein: MSAEDLEKYETEMELSLYREYKDIVGQFSYVVETERRFYLANSVELRPQNADGEVYFEVRMSDAWVWDMYRPARFVKHVRVITFKDVNIEELEKPDLRLPE
- a CDS encoding ribonuclease HII, with product MAQANGAPAGNGWPPRVVMRRAGGLRTLEAALIRSGLGPVAGVDEAGRGPCAGPLVVAACLLAPKAYDKLAGLDDSKKLTEAVREELYPVITRLALAWKVVVIPAWEVDSIGIHVANIEGMRRAVAGLGHTPGYVLTDGFRVPGIPVPSLPVIGGDAAAACIAAASILAKVTRDRMMVELDGRFPGYGFAAHKGYNTPEHTAALERLGPSSEHRRSWRNVREAAGLRPVAASDCLQVARNNTAAEYADAVLADEVLVEGAEPDSRVATDAAHAR
- the lepB gene encoding signal peptidase I: MTVSDSDDKGTGRRSRRAKKKQRPFWQELPVLIVVAAVIAALMVSFVGRPYVIPSQSMEETLLIGDRIYVEKPSYYWGEPQPGDVVVFVGPPSWNTRYQSIRSSNVAVRGVQNFFSFFGLVPPDENDLVKRVIAVGGQTVQCCDAQGRVMVDGKPLDEPYVKNDYPWYPGQQNATYPAGRVFGPVKVPEGNLWVMGDNRNQSADSRAHVSDNLQGTVPIDNVRGKTVFKIWPPSRIGPVKAQDAQTN
- the rplS gene encoding 50S ribosomal protein L19, with product MNTLDFVDEKSLRSDVPDFRPGDTLNVHVKVIEGSKERVQVFKGVVIRRQGGGIRETFTVRKVSFGVGVERTFPVHSPNIDHIDVVTRGDVRRAKLYYLRDLRGKAAKIKEKR